From the genome of Candidatus Chlamydia corallus, one region includes:
- a CDS encoding HPr family phosphocarrier protein has protein sequence MSEPACTYLENKNTDTQDQMEELQVTCIVKNATGIHVRPAGVIVRLFDGEDCDVHFTYAGKTINAKSIMSILMLGAPQGGEILVTVRSKEAHRILEKIQNAFSSGFGEL, from the coding sequence GTGAGTGAGCCCGCCTGCACTTATCTTGAAAATAAGAACACAGATACACAAGATCAGATGGAAGAGCTTCAGGTAACTTGTATAGTTAAGAATGCTACAGGGATCCATGTGCGACCTGCAGGTGTTATTGTTCGACTATTTGATGGGGAAGACTGTGATGTGCATTTCACCTACGCAGGTAAAACTATAAATGCAAAAAGTATCATGAGTATTCTTATGCTAGGAGCTCCTCAAGGAGGAGAGATTCTTGTGACTGTTAGAAGCAAAGAAGCTCATCGTATCTTAGAGAAGATACAAAACGCTTTTAGTTCTGGTTTTGGAGAACTATAA
- a CDS encoding ComEC/Rec2 family competence protein, which yields MLNYFQVFSSFFFRYPISSWLIRLRASCACFQQRHPIFLFGLYWLAGIVSRSHPECSALILIFLGIFLPRNPKQWLPLALAWMIPLVITPTPFIHDGLVSGTFVIHHEGRRGAYYGEALSIQTPCGKRAHHLSCQILSESCLELKKVYQLEGTLHHTSQIVFKSNACYKEIPRSSLYMMKEKCQETCWHYLNNIFPSSEVGAFASSLLLGTPLPKDLQDFFRQKGLSHLFAISGWHFSLSASILSMLFALLPLKIKKILSFILLTSLAYLFPFSPSVWRAWISSTLLCFSWCFSGSCSGLNRLGIGFVVCSIFFSPFSPAFVLSFLATLGILIFFPIISSFLYNPWTLFLSPFWLRPIRYLSMTLAVSISAQLFIILPIMQFFGKLPLEGLLYNLIVPFTVLPIIFLLLVTIILPCLAPMTEVLVKGLFSHPWLQNPNILITLSFPPVPPWILTLSSLILLLIGILRTKVTHNSLVSITAHRFIETL from the coding sequence ATGTTAAACTATTTTCAGGTTTTTTCATCTTTTTTCTTTCGCTATCCTATAAGCTCTTGGCTCATTCGATTACGCGCCTCTTGTGCGTGCTTTCAACAAAGACATCCTATTTTTTTATTTGGGCTTTATTGGCTCGCTGGCATAGTATCCCGTAGCCACCCAGAATGTAGCGCTCTTATCCTTATCTTCCTAGGAATATTCCTTCCTCGCAATCCTAAGCAATGGCTCCCCTTAGCACTTGCTTGGATGATTCCTTTGGTTATAACTCCTACGCCATTCATCCACGACGGTCTAGTATCAGGTACTTTTGTGATTCACCACGAAGGGAGGCGGGGAGCCTACTATGGAGAAGCACTTTCTATTCAAACTCCCTGTGGGAAACGAGCCCACCATCTCTCTTGTCAAATTCTATCGGAATCCTGTTTAGAGCTTAAAAAGGTTTACCAACTTGAAGGGACGCTACATCATACATCCCAAATTGTTTTTAAGTCTAATGCTTGCTACAAAGAAATTCCTAGATCTAGCTTGTACATGATGAAAGAGAAATGCCAAGAAACTTGCTGGCATTACCTCAACAATATTTTTCCTTCTTCTGAGGTGGGGGCCTTTGCTTCCAGTCTTTTACTAGGGACTCCCCTTCCTAAAGATCTCCAGGACTTCTTCAGACAAAAAGGATTATCCCATCTCTTTGCAATCTCAGGGTGGCATTTTTCCCTGTCCGCCTCTATTCTCTCTATGTTATTCGCTCTTCTTCCTTTAAAAATCAAAAAAATTCTGAGTTTTATTCTCCTTACCTCTCTAGCCTACCTTTTTCCCTTCTCTCCCTCGGTATGGCGCGCTTGGATCTCCTCAACTCTACTTTGTTTTTCATGGTGTTTTTCAGGATCCTGTTCGGGGCTCAATCGTCTAGGCATTGGCTTTGTTGTTTGTTCTATCTTTTTTTCGCCCTTTTCTCCTGCTTTTGTTTTAAGCTTCTTAGCCACTCTGGGGATTCTGATCTTTTTCCCTATAATTTCCTCTTTTCTCTACAATCCTTGGACCCTTTTCCTCTCTCCGTTTTGGTTACGGCCTATCCGCTACCTCTCGATGACTTTGGCAGTTTCAATATCTGCCCAGCTCTTTATTATTCTTCCAATCATGCAGTTCTTTGGCAAATTACCTCTTGAAGGCCTTCTCTATAACCTAATTGTTCCTTTTACCGTACTTCCCATCATCTTTTTACTTCTTGTTACAATTATCCTCCCATGCCTTGCCCCTATGACTGAAGTTCTTGTAAAAGGCCTTTTCTCACATCCTTGGCTCCAAAATCCCAATATCCTAATCACTCTTTCCTTTCCCCCAGTTCCTCCTTGGATTCTTACACTCTCTTCCCTTATTTTACTCCTAATTGGAATCTTGCGCACAAAAGTCACTCATAATTCGTTAGTTTCCATTACTGCTCATCGCTTCATTGAAACTCTATGA
- a CDS encoding alpha-ketoacid dehydrogenase subunit alpha/beta — MGVTQNQVISSIRDVLKLVWELRFAEQKMLLLSRQSGSGGTFQLSCAGHELAGVLAGKSLIPGKDWSFPYYRDQGFPIGLGCDLSEIFASFLARMTLNHSSARMMPYHYSHKKLRICCQSSVVGTQFLQAAGRAWAVKNLSVDEVVYVSGGDGATSQGEFHEMLNFVSLHQLPLITVIQNNHWAISVPFEDQCGADLARLGSCYQGLAVYEVDGGNYASLSETFSSAINQARQHSVPSLILIDMVRLGSHSNSDSQEKYRSVLDLKLCMDKDPLILLEREAVDIFGLSFLEVEEIKAEAQEEVRKACEIAEALPFPSKGSTSHEVFSPHTETLIDYENSEIAQNLRKSEPKVMRDAIAEALLEEMTRDSGVIVFGEDVAGDKGGVFGVTRNFTEKFGPQRCFNSPLAEATIIGTAIGMALDGIHKPVVEIQFADYIWPGINQLFSEASSIYYRSAGEWEVPLVIRAPSGGYIQGGPYHSQSIEGFLAHCPGIKIAYPSNAADAKALLKAAIRDPNPVVFLEHKALYQRRIFSACPVFSNDYVLPFGKAAVLHPGKDLTIVSWGMPLVLSLEVAQELATQGLSIEVIDLRTIVPCDFATVLKSIEKTGRLLVIHEASEFCGFGSELVATMSEQAYSYLDAPIRRLGGLHAPVPYSKILENEVLPQKDSILQAAKSLIEF, encoded by the coding sequence ATGGGAGTAACACAAAATCAAGTTATTTCTTCTATAAGAGATGTTTTAAAACTAGTCTGGGAGTTGCGCTTTGCTGAACAGAAGATGCTTCTCCTCTCTAGGCAGAGTGGCTCGGGTGGTACATTTCAGCTGTCTTGCGCAGGTCACGAGCTTGCTGGTGTTCTTGCTGGTAAAAGTCTTATTCCTGGTAAAGATTGGTCCTTCCCTTATTATAGAGATCAGGGATTCCCTATAGGCTTGGGTTGTGATCTCTCTGAAATCTTTGCCTCTTTTCTTGCTCGTATGACCTTAAATCATTCTTCTGCCAGAATGATGCCCTATCATTATTCTCATAAAAAGTTGCGTATTTGCTGTCAGTCCAGTGTTGTAGGGACGCAGTTTTTACAAGCAGCAGGTCGTGCTTGGGCTGTCAAGAACTTGTCAGTTGACGAAGTTGTTTATGTTTCTGGAGGCGATGGAGCTACATCACAAGGCGAATTTCATGAAATGTTGAACTTTGTTTCCTTACACCAACTGCCTTTAATTACAGTAATCCAAAATAATCATTGGGCGATTTCTGTTCCTTTTGAAGATCAATGTGGAGCAGACCTTGCTCGCTTGGGTAGTTGTTACCAAGGGTTAGCTGTCTATGAGGTCGACGGCGGCAACTATGCTTCTCTTAGCGAAACCTTTTCTTCTGCAATAAATCAAGCCCGTCAACATTCGGTCCCCTCTTTGATTTTAATAGATATGGTTCGCTTGGGCTCGCATAGCAATTCCGATAGTCAAGAAAAATACCGCTCGGTGTTAGATCTTAAACTATGCATGGATAAGGATCCCTTAATCCTTCTAGAGAGAGAGGCTGTCGATATTTTTGGTTTGTCCTTCCTGGAAGTTGAAGAGATCAAGGCTGAAGCTCAAGAAGAAGTTCGAAAAGCTTGTGAGATTGCCGAAGCCCTTCCCTTTCCTTCCAAGGGATCAACAAGTCATGAAGTCTTTTCGCCTCATACGGAGACCCTAATTGATTATGAGAATTCTGAAATCGCTCAGAATTTGCGTAAGTCCGAACCCAAAGTCATGCGTGATGCCATTGCCGAAGCTCTCTTAGAAGAGATGACTCGAGATTCTGGAGTGATTGTCTTTGGTGAGGACGTTGCTGGAGATAAAGGAGGAGTCTTTGGTGTTACTCGGAATTTTACAGAGAAATTTGGTCCGCAACGTTGTTTTAACTCTCCATTAGCTGAGGCAACTATCATAGGAACCGCCATAGGGATGGCCTTAGACGGGATTCATAAGCCCGTTGTTGAGATTCAATTTGCGGATTACATTTGGCCAGGGATCAATCAATTGTTTTCAGAGGCCTCCAGCATTTACTATCGTTCTGCTGGTGAATGGGAAGTTCCTCTAGTGATACGGGCTCCTTCAGGGGGATATATTCAGGGAGGACCTTACCATTCACAAAGTATTGAAGGATTTCTAGCACATTGTCCTGGCATTAAAATTGCCTATCCTTCCAATGCTGCTGATGCTAAAGCATTGCTCAAGGCTGCGATTCGAGATCCAAATCCAGTAGTATTTTTGGAACATAAAGCCTTGTATCAAAGACGTATTTTTAGTGCCTGCCCAGTTTTTTCTAACGATTATGTTCTCCCTTTTGGCAAGGCCGCTGTTCTTCATCCTGGGAAAGATCTGACCATAGTCTCTTGGGGGATGCCCTTGGTATTAAGCTTAGAGGTTGCTCAGGAGTTAGCTACACAAGGACTTTCTATAGAAGTTATAGATCTCCGTACTATAGTACCCTGTGACTTTGCTACGGTTCTAAAATCAATAGAGAAAACAGGCAGGTTATTGGTGATTCACGAGGCTTCAGAGTTTTGCGGCTTTGGCAGTGAACTTGTCGCTACTATGTCTGAACAGGCATATTCTTATTTAGATGCTCCTATCCGCCGTCTTGGTGGGCTTCACGCTCCTGTTCCTTATTCTAAGATTCTTGAAAATGAAGTTCTTCCACAGAAAGATTCTATTTTACAAGCTGCTAAGAGTCTCATAGAATTCTAG
- the dnaJ gene encoding molecular chaperone DnaJ, whose amino-acid sequence MDYYSILGISKTASAEEIKKAYRKLAIKYHPDKNPGDAEAEKRFKEVSEAYEVLSDPQKRDSYDRFGKDGPFAGAGGFGGAGGMGNMEDALRTFMGAFGGEFGGGGSFFEGLFGGLGEAFGMRSDPGGARQGASKKVHINLTFEEAAHGVEKELVVSGYKSCETCAGQGAVNSQGIKCCERCKGSGQVVQSRGFFSMASTCPECGGEGRIITDPCSTCRGQGRIKDKRNVHVHIPAGVDSGMRLKMEGYGDAGQNGAPSGDLYVFIDVEPHPVFERRGDDLILELPIGFIDAALGMKKEIPTLLKTEGACRLTVPEGIQSGTILKVRNQGFPNVHGKGRGDLLVRVSVETPQNLSEEQKELLRNFASTEKAENFPKKRSFLDKIKGFFSDFTV is encoded by the coding sequence ATGGATTATTATTCGATTTTAGGCATTTCTAAAACTGCTTCTGCAGAAGAAATTAAAAAAGCCTATCGCAAATTAGCTATTAAATATCATCCAGATAAAAATCCTGGAGATGCGGAAGCAGAAAAACGCTTCAAAGAAGTTTCTGAAGCTTATGAAGTTCTGAGTGATCCTCAGAAGCGCGATTCTTACGATCGTTTCGGTAAGGATGGTCCTTTTGCTGGAGCTGGAGGTTTTGGCGGTGCTGGAGGAATGGGGAACATGGAAGATGCCTTACGCACTTTCATGGGAGCATTCGGCGGAGAGTTCGGAGGGGGAGGGAGCTTCTTCGAAGGTCTTTTTGGAGGGCTTGGCGAAGCTTTCGGAATGCGCTCGGATCCTGGAGGTGCTCGTCAAGGAGCAAGCAAGAAAGTTCATATCAATTTAACTTTTGAAGAAGCTGCTCACGGTGTTGAGAAAGAGCTTGTTGTTTCTGGATACAAATCTTGTGAAACATGTGCTGGTCAAGGAGCCGTCAATTCTCAGGGGATTAAATGTTGCGAACGCTGCAAAGGTTCTGGACAAGTCGTACAAAGTCGAGGCTTTTTCTCTATGGCATCTACATGTCCAGAGTGTGGTGGAGAAGGTCGTATTATCACGGATCCTTGCTCCACATGCCGCGGTCAAGGAAGAATTAAAGATAAACGTAATGTGCATGTGCATATTCCAGCAGGCGTCGATTCTGGGATGCGCTTAAAGATGGAAGGATACGGAGATGCAGGCCAAAATGGAGCTCCGTCTGGAGATCTCTATGTCTTTATTGATGTAGAGCCCCATCCAGTATTTGAGCGTCGTGGCGATGACTTGATCCTAGAGCTTCCTATCGGTTTTATAGATGCTGCTTTAGGCATGAAGAAAGAAATTCCCACGTTATTAAAAACAGAGGGAGCTTGTCGTCTTACTGTCCCTGAAGGAATTCAAAGTGGAACTATTTTAAAAGTAAGAAATCAAGGATTTCCTAATGTTCATGGAAAAGGTCGAGGAGATCTTTTAGTTCGAGTTTCTGTAGAAACCCCTCAGAATTTGTCAGAAGAACAAAAAGAACTTTTGCGTAATTTTGCCTCTACAGAAAAAGCAGAAAACTTTCCCAAGAAGCGTAGTTTTTTAGATAAAATAAAAGGTTTTTTTTCTGACTTCACGGTATAA
- the rpsU gene encoding 30S ribosomal protein S21: MPSVKVRVGEPVDRALRILKKKIDKEGILKAAKSHRFYDKPSVKKRAKSKAAAKYRSR; the protein is encoded by the coding sequence ATGCCCAGTGTTAAAGTTCGAGTTGGAGAGCCTGTAGATCGCGCTCTACGCATTTTAAAAAAGAAAATAGATAAAGAGGGGATTTTAAAAGCTGCTAAGTCCCATCGCTTTTACGACAAGCCTTCTGTCAAGAAACGAGCTAAATCTAAAGCTGCGGCTAAATATCGTAGTCGTTAA
- a CDS encoding tRNA threonylcarbamoyladenosine biosynthesis protein TsaB produces the protein MYFYKYVIVDTSGYYPFLAYVDNQKVLEHWSLPVGPDLGIVLEFLFKSNDLCFQGVAVALGPGNFSATRIGISFAQGLAMAKNVPLLGYSSLEGYLLSKDEKKALMLPLGKRGGVLTLSSEISEDGFSQKRRGVGPGTLLSYPEASEYCVAHKYYHVISPNPQLFASSFSNKIVLQEVAPSIEQIRRHVISQLMVVELEYNNQISPDYRSYSCLF, from the coding sequence ATGTACTTCTATAAGTATGTTATAGTAGACACTTCTGGATATTATCCGTTCTTAGCTTATGTGGATAACCAGAAAGTACTTGAGCATTGGTCTTTGCCAGTGGGTCCAGATCTTGGAATTGTTTTAGAGTTTCTTTTTAAAAGTAATGATTTGTGTTTTCAGGGAGTTGCTGTTGCTCTGGGTCCAGGGAACTTTTCTGCAACACGCATAGGGATTTCTTTTGCTCAAGGGTTGGCCATGGCAAAGAATGTACCTTTATTAGGATATAGCTCTTTGGAAGGATATTTATTATCCAAAGATGAAAAAAAAGCTTTAATGCTTCCTTTGGGGAAACGCGGGGGAGTCCTGACTTTAAGCTCAGAGATTTCTGAAGACGGCTTTAGTCAAAAAAGAAGAGGCGTTGGTCCTGGAACCTTACTTTCTTATCCAGAGGCTTCTGAATATTGCGTCGCTCATAAGTATTATCACGTCATTTCTCCTAATCCGCAACTCTTCGCTAGCAGTTTTTCGAATAAGATTGTTCTACAAGAGGTCGCTCCCTCTATAGAACAGATTCGCAGGCACGTGATTTCTCAACTTATGGTTGTAGAATTAGAATATAATAATCAGATTTCTCCCGATTATCGTAGTTATTCCTGTCTTTTTTGA
- a CDS encoding DUF648 domain-containing protein — MNCEFFTPIHFCPQFYSILPYLGKGSGILERMSNKIENYFHLGGMRKIVFEEYNAGKSFLYMEQFKNIPLVEKLIKILSYILIIPVIFMLICRIIIRFILARKYEGSGIRIRKEELKDFFLKNKENFVFPKPHPEGLKKIKELHAIARSGVSYEQLLDRGFSFNPLIFVSIKKMHPELKADASPEEILKQTVKDTQDLGFSYNEFSSSLTFTFFASCQKSSGETISGDTRASNAYKNSLTKAIEQLEKQKDTSPDLLYTTQRLQYLNSFDIEVKGISHSFGLVIRRDYLQSFSDGNVDGNLSLSEF; from the coding sequence ATGAACTGTGAATTTTTTACGCCAATACACTTCTGTCCTCAATTTTACTCGATTCTCCCCTACTTAGGGAAAGGATCGGGGATTCTTGAAAGGATGTCAAATAAAATTGAGAACTACTTCCATTTAGGCGGAATGAGAAAGATTGTATTTGAAGAATACAACGCTGGCAAATCCTTCCTATACATGGAACAATTTAAAAATATTCCCCTCGTAGAGAAATTAATAAAAATCCTCTCCTATATTTTAATTATCCCAGTAATCTTTATGTTAATTTGTAGAATTATTATTCGCTTCATTCTTGCACGTAAATACGAGGGATCTGGAATTAGAATTAGAAAAGAAGAATTAAAAGACTTCTTTCTTAAAAATAAAGAGAACTTTGTCTTTCCCAAACCCCACCCTGAAGGCTTAAAAAAAATTAAAGAGCTACACGCTATAGCACGTTCTGGAGTTAGCTACGAACAATTATTAGATCGAGGCTTCTCCTTTAACCCTCTAATCTTCGTTTCAATAAAAAAAATGCATCCAGAATTGAAGGCCGATGCTTCTCCAGAGGAGATCCTAAAACAAACTGTTAAGGATACGCAGGATTTAGGATTTTCTTACAATGAATTCAGTTCGAGTTTGACTTTTACTTTTTTTGCATCCTGTCAGAAGTCTTCTGGCGAAACTATTTCAGGAGATACAAGAGCGAGCAATGCATACAAGAATAGTTTAACAAAGGCAATCGAACAACTAGAAAAACAAAAAGACACGTCCCCAGATCTTCTCTATACGACACAACGATTACAATACCTGAACTCATTTGATATTGAAGTTAAAGGAATCAGTCATAGCTTCGGCCTCGTAATTAGAAGAGATTATTTGCAATCCTTCTCTGATGGAAACGTGGATGGAAATTTATCTTTATCTGAGTTCTGA
- a CDS encoding DUF648 domain-containing protein, giving the protein MFVRFFRPLVFSDQSLSFLPYLGKGSGTIEKCSHIVDNYFHLGGEKSVIVKGVSSNSFLYVTRIFPISNFEKILKILSYILILPVILTLVIKIVLRIILFFKYHGLIIGVKEEELKKLLLPNTENLSLPAASPEALKNIHALHTLVRSGKTYNELIQQGFSFTKTTRNLHQIPSPNRDIGFSYDKLFPGFYFHSFVSTPNALGSERALNYHQEKQREMIFKLKNTQPYSFVFRSQYFPLIQTENTSLPFGLATLVLWKISPIQN; this is encoded by the coding sequence ATGTTTGTTCGATTTTTTCGTCCTCTAGTTTTCTCGGATCAGTCCTTATCTTTTCTTCCTTACTTAGGAAAGGGTTCTGGGACTATTGAAAAGTGTTCGCATATCGTTGATAACTACTTCCATTTAGGAGGGGAAAAATCCGTTATCGTCAAAGGAGTTTCTAGTAACTCCTTTCTATACGTTACTAGGATCTTTCCAATTTCGAATTTTGAAAAAATATTAAAAATCCTCTCCTATATCTTAATTCTTCCTGTAATTCTAACCCTTGTTATTAAGATTGTTTTACGTATCATACTATTCTTTAAGTATCATGGTCTAATCATAGGAGTTAAAGAGGAAGAATTAAAAAAATTGCTTTTGCCTAATACAGAAAACCTGAGCCTTCCTGCAGCATCTCCTGAGGCACTAAAGAACATTCATGCTTTACACACTTTAGTCCGCTCTGGAAAAACTTATAATGAACTTATACAACAGGGGTTTTCTTTCACTAAAACCACTCGGAATCTTCATCAAATTCCCTCACCAAATCGAGATATCGGATTCTCTTATGATAAACTTTTCCCTGGATTTTATTTTCATTCGTTCGTGTCTACCCCAAATGCTTTAGGAAGTGAGCGTGCTCTTAACTACCACCAGGAGAAGCAGAGGGAAATGATTTTTAAATTAAAAAATACACAACCCTATTCTTTTGTCTTCCGATCTCAGTATTTCCCTTTGATTCAAACAGAAAACACAAGCTTACCATTTGGACTTGCGACGCTTGTTCTTTGGAAAATCTCCCCTATACAAAATTAG